In the Rhizobium sp. CB3090 genome, one interval contains:
- a CDS encoding beta-ketoacyl-ACP synthase III encodes MIRSVVRGFGSALPKRAMTNREMEQVVDTSDDWIVQRTGIRQRYIAGDGETTASLGEQAARAALANAGLTADDIDLIIVATSTPDNTFPATAVNIQNRLGMHHGFAFDVQAVCSGFVYAVTTADAYIRGGIAKRVLVIGAETFSRILDWTDRTTCVLFGDGAGALILEAGEGTGASSDRGVLTASLRSDGAHKDKLYVDGGPSSTGTVGVLHMAGREVFKHAVGMITDVIQATFEAARVTADDLDWLVPHQANRRIIDGSAKKLGIAPEKVVVTVDLHGNTSAASIPLALAVAAGDGRIKKGDLVMLEAMGGGFTWGAVLLRW; translated from the coding sequence ATGATCCGTTCAGTTGTTCGCGGATTTGGATCGGCGCTTCCCAAGCGCGCCATGACCAATCGCGAGATGGAGCAAGTCGTCGACACGAGCGATGACTGGATTGTCCAGCGCACCGGCATCCGGCAGCGTTATATTGCCGGCGACGGCGAGACCACCGCCTCGCTCGGCGAGCAGGCGGCGCGGGCGGCCCTTGCCAATGCCGGCCTGACGGCTGACGATATCGATCTGATCATCGTCGCCACCTCGACACCGGACAACACCTTTCCCGCCACCGCGGTGAACATCCAGAACCGTCTTGGCATGCATCATGGCTTCGCCTTCGATGTCCAGGCCGTCTGCTCTGGCTTCGTCTATGCGGTGACGACAGCCGACGCCTACATCCGCGGCGGTATAGCCAAGCGCGTGCTCGTCATCGGCGCCGAAACATTCTCCCGCATTCTCGACTGGACGGACCGCACGACCTGCGTCCTCTTCGGCGACGGCGCCGGCGCGCTGATCCTCGAGGCAGGCGAGGGGACCGGCGCCAGCAGCGATCGCGGCGTGCTGACGGCAAGCCTGCGCTCCGACGGTGCGCATAAGGACAAACTTTACGTCGATGGGGGCCCCTCCTCGACAGGAACGGTCGGCGTGCTGCACATGGCGGGTCGGGAAGTGTTCAAACATGCCGTCGGCATGATCACCGATGTCATCCAGGCCACCTTCGAAGCGGCAAGGGTGACAGCCGACGATCTCGACTGGCTGGTGCCGCATCAGGCGAACCGCCGTATTATCGACGGCTCGGCCAAAAAGCTCGGAATTGCTCCCGAGAAGGTTGTGGTTACCGTGGATCTTCATGGCAACACGTCAGCAGCGTCAATCCCGCTCGCGCTTGCCGTTGCGGCAGGTGACGGCCGGATCAAGAAGGGCGATCTGGTAATGCTGGAAGCCATGGGCGGCGGTTTTACCTGGGGTGCCGTCCTGCTTCGCTGGTAG
- a CDS encoding integration host factor subunit alpha has protein sequence MTGKTVTRADLAESVFRKVGLSRTESAELVETVIDEICNAIVRGETVKLSSFATFQVRDKNERIGRNPKTGEEVPISPRRVMTFKASNVLKTRILKAHTSRKAKARPANPVS, from the coding sequence ATGACTGGCAAGACAGTGACGCGCGCGGACTTGGCAGAGTCGGTATTCCGGAAAGTCGGCCTGTCCCGGACTGAGTCGGCGGAACTGGTTGAAACGGTAATCGACGAAATTTGCAACGCCATCGTGCGTGGCGAAACTGTAAAACTCTCCTCCTTCGCGACGTTTCAGGTGCGCGACAAGAACGAGCGTATCGGCCGAAATCCGAAGACCGGCGAGGAAGTACCCATCTCTCCGCGCCGTGTCATGACGTTCAAGGCATCGAACGTCCTCAAGACGCGTATTCTGAAAGCCCATACCAGCCGCAAGGCGAAAGCCCGGCCGGCAAATCCCGTTTCCTGA
- a CDS encoding MerR family transcriptional regulator — MTMDKSPDAFRTISEVAEDLDLPQHVLRFWETRFPQIKPMKRGGGRRYYRPEDVDLLNGIRHLLYDHGYTIKGVQKLLKTNGNKFVIAVGHGDLASVEALATAQEPAVVEPRVGSPDDDQIVGRPKAPISRRFFNFVSGEDEAPDVSIGKSSVGKEDRALLQETLYDLLECKRLLDQVR; from the coding sequence ATGACGATGGACAAGAGCCCGGATGCATTTCGCACGATCAGCGAAGTCGCGGAAGACCTTGATCTGCCGCAGCATGTCCTGCGTTTCTGGGAAACCCGTTTCCCGCAGATCAAGCCGATGAAGCGCGGCGGCGGCCGCCGCTACTATCGCCCGGAAGACGTCGATCTGCTGAACGGCATTCGCCATCTGCTCTATGACCATGGCTATACGATCAAAGGCGTTCAGAAGCTTCTGAAGACCAATGGCAATAAATTCGTCATCGCCGTCGGCCATGGCGATCTCGCGAGCGTCGAGGCGCTTGCCACTGCGCAGGAGCCAGCAGTAGTCGAGCCGCGCGTCGGATCTCCCGACGACGACCAAATCGTCGGCCGTCCCAAGGCGCCGATCAGCCGTCGCTTCTTCAACTTTGTCAGCGGTGAAGACGAGGCTCCCGATGTTTCGATCGGCAAGTCGAGCGTCGGCAAGGAAGATCGGGCGCTGCTGCAGGAAACGCTTTACGACCTGCTGGAATGCAAGCGGCTGCTCGACCAGGTGCGGTAA
- a CDS encoding porin translates to MNIKSLFLGSAAALATVSGAHAADAIVAAEPEPLQYVRICDAYGTGYFFIPGKETCLKIGGKIRTEGEWYDAYNPKSRVGTLWHDRAELNFDTATDTEYGPLKTNLILRWEWNDGGDTASKLLFANISLGGFTVGKLDSQYNLYAGYAGDVINDDAIYDGPYELNQLTYNYDAGNGFTGVISLEDSNSTSDSDSYGGAWVTSKADHYGPNVVAGFGYKTDTLGFKVVGGYDSIVEEGAIKARIDAKFGGVEAFLMGGWNTDGDKLNQYAGSYQNESACTTSDGIVHGAKCGWGDWAVWGGLGVPINEKLKWNLQLAYTDSKIFEATTNLKFNPVKNLLIEPEVTYMHYDFINDDTVAGVLRFERNF, encoded by the coding sequence ATGAACATCAAGAGCCTTTTTCTCGGCTCCGCGGCCGCATTGGCAACGGTGAGCGGTGCGCATGCGGCAGACGCCATCGTTGCGGCAGAGCCGGAGCCTTTGCAATATGTGCGCATTTGCGATGCCTATGGCACCGGCTATTTCTTCATTCCCGGCAAGGAAACCTGCCTCAAGATCGGCGGCAAAATCCGCACTGAAGGCGAATGGTATGACGCCTATAATCCGAAGAGCAGGGTCGGCACGCTCTGGCACGACCGCGCGGAACTCAATTTCGATACGGCGACGGACACGGAATACGGTCCTCTGAAGACAAATCTTATCCTGCGCTGGGAATGGAACGATGGAGGCGATACCGCTTCGAAGCTGCTGTTTGCCAATATCAGCCTTGGCGGTTTTACCGTCGGCAAGCTCGATTCGCAGTATAACCTCTATGCCGGTTATGCCGGCGACGTCATCAACGACGATGCGATCTATGACGGCCCGTATGAGCTCAACCAGTTGACGTACAATTATGACGCCGGCAACGGCTTCACCGGTGTCATTTCGCTGGAAGACAGCAATTCGACCTCGGATTCGGATAGCTATGGCGGCGCCTGGGTGACCTCGAAGGCCGACCACTATGGGCCAAATGTTGTCGCCGGTTTCGGCTACAAGACGGACACCCTCGGCTTCAAAGTCGTCGGCGGTTATGACTCTATCGTCGAGGAGGGCGCCATCAAGGCGCGCATCGATGCCAAGTTCGGCGGCGTGGAAGCGTTTCTGATGGGCGGTTGGAACACGGATGGCGATAAGCTCAACCAGTATGCCGGCTCCTATCAGAATGAATCGGCATGCACGACGTCAGACGGTATCGTTCACGGGGCAAAGTGCGGCTGGGGTGATTGGGCCGTGTGGGGCGGCTTGGGCGTGCCCATCAATGAAAAGCTGAAGTGGAACCTGCAGCTCGCCTATACCGACTCGAAGATTTTCGAGGCCACCACCAACCTCAAGTTCAATCCGGTCAAGAACCTGCTCATCGAACCGGAGGTGACCTACATGCATTATGACTTCATCAATGATGATACGGTCGCCGGCGTCCTTCGTTTCGAACGGAATTTCTAA
- a CDS encoding BA14K family protein, which yields MRTITRSIAVAGLGALLAGGAAVPAGAITMPALSMPQQSDIIQIHDHHNHNRWHEGHKFHGFDGYYDDDSDSGVLFKSFVTGTLFDRQRTEGYYDSHAQACADRYPSYRASDNTYQPSHGPRRECR from the coding sequence ATGCGAACGATCACAAGGTCGATAGCGGTCGCGGGTTTGGGTGCATTGCTGGCGGGAGGCGCCGCTGTGCCCGCCGGGGCCATTACCATGCCCGCGCTCTCGATGCCGCAGCAATCTGATATCATCCAGATTCACGACCACCATAACCATAACCGTTGGCACGAAGGCCATAAATTCCATGGCTTCGACGGCTACTATGACGATGATTCCGATAGTGGAGTGCTGTTCAAATCCTTCGTGACGGGGACGCTCTTCGACAGGCAGCGTACGGAAGGCTACTACGACAGCCATGCGCAGGCCTGCGCAGACCGCTATCCATCATACCGCGCCTCGGATAATACATATCAGCCGAGCCACGGGCCGCGGCGGGAATGCAGGTGA
- a CDS encoding thermonuclease family protein: MAKAKRRTRRKPQPKSGNSMWLWGMVGLAAVAGMYAYEHRRDMPSLQAASLQAYAGAATVRHVPQEAPLPTAKPKIKTAAVAPERPASTLPVPPNAIPVVAVPADRMLATAGPERAGRFGLCGGESGINCVVDGNTFWQNGIKIRLADIDVPDIEPSHCADERQKATAAKLRLQALLNNDTFVLSASGRGDDQHGGKFRIAMRAGRSIGDQLVAEGLARRWTGQATSWCS, encoded by the coding sequence ATGGCAAAAGCGAAACGACGCACGCGGCGCAAGCCACAGCCCAAATCGGGCAATTCGATGTGGCTATGGGGCATGGTCGGTCTGGCGGCCGTCGCCGGCATGTACGCCTATGAGCATCGCCGCGACATGCCTTCGTTGCAGGCCGCTTCACTGCAGGCCTATGCCGGCGCCGCCACTGTTCGGCATGTGCCGCAGGAGGCACCGCTGCCGACTGCCAAGCCGAAGATAAAAACGGCTGCCGTCGCTCCCGAACGTCCGGCTTCGACGCTGCCGGTTCCCCCAAACGCCATTCCCGTCGTCGCCGTGCCGGCGGATCGAATGCTGGCCACAGCCGGACCCGAACGCGCGGGACGATTCGGTCTGTGCGGCGGCGAAAGCGGCATCAACTGTGTCGTCGACGGCAACACCTTTTGGCAGAACGGAATCAAAATCCGCCTGGCGGATATCGATGTCCCTGACATCGAGCCGTCGCATTGTGCGGACGAACGGCAAAAAGCCACCGCCGCGAAGCTGCGGCTGCAAGCCCTTCTCAACAACGACACCTTCGTGCTCTCCGCCAGCGGACGTGGCGACGATCAGCACGGCGGCAAATTCCGCATCGCCATGCGCGCCGGCCGGTCCATCGGCGATCAGTTGGTTGCAGAAGGATTGGCCCGCCGCTGGACGGGACAGGCAACGTCGTGGTGCAGCTAA
- a CDS encoding PHB depolymerase family esterase, which produces MNFKVPSRLRRLLVDSVELPQFKFPVTRPRSQPARRRVSTQLVPQRLTEVLWFGRNPGDLRMLEYVPAGVKGPMPLVVVLHGCHQNAEDFDRASGWTALARQHGFAVLYAEQKPSNNANLCFNWFRPSLVTRDRGELGSIREMIDFSRRLHDIDDSKIFVMGLSAGGAMASALLATYPELFAAGAVIGGLPFGAARDAMSALDVMKRSTARTAEKWAELVREVSPDAARFPAISIWHGTNDDVVSFGNAEASVAQWLAVHGRPQTKGRLRLFEGGERREWRNDYGDVVLELVTLNEFGHGLPICPTGEAKEPANDTERFILPAALSAPQQLVRNWGLA; this is translated from the coding sequence ATGAATTTCAAAGTTCCGAGCCGGCTTCGCCGTTTGCTCGTTGATTCCGTTGAGCTGCCGCAGTTCAAATTCCCCGTGACGCGGCCGCGATCGCAGCCCGCCCGCCGGCGCGTCTCCACGCAACTCGTGCCGCAGCGTCTGACGGAGGTTCTGTGGTTCGGGCGCAACCCTGGCGATCTGCGTATGCTGGAATATGTGCCGGCGGGCGTCAAAGGTCCGATGCCGCTTGTCGTGGTTTTGCATGGCTGTCACCAGAATGCCGAGGATTTCGATCGAGCCAGCGGCTGGACGGCCCTAGCGCGCCAACATGGTTTCGCCGTGCTCTATGCCGAGCAGAAGCCGTCCAACAATGCCAATCTCTGTTTCAATTGGTTCCGCCCCAGCCTTGTGACGCGCGACCGCGGCGAGCTGGGTTCGATCCGCGAGATGATCGATTTCAGCCGCCGGCTGCATGACATTGACGACAGCAAGATCTTCGTCATGGGCCTGTCGGCCGGTGGCGCCATGGCTTCGGCTCTGCTCGCCACCTATCCGGAGCTGTTTGCAGCCGGCGCCGTTATCGGCGGCTTACCTTTCGGCGCTGCCCGCGATGCCATGTCCGCGCTGGATGTGATGAAGAGATCCACAGCACGCACCGCCGAAAAATGGGCCGAACTCGTTCGTGAGGTCTCGCCGGATGCCGCTCGTTTTCCCGCCATCTCCATCTGGCACGGGACCAATGACGACGTCGTTTCGTTCGGCAATGCCGAAGCTTCGGTGGCGCAGTGGCTGGCCGTGCATGGGCGTCCGCAAACCAAGGGTCGGTTGCGCCTGTTCGAAGGCGGCGAGCGGCGCGAATGGCGCAATGACTATGGCGATGTGGTGCTGGAGCTGGTGACCCTGAACGAGTTCGGCCATGGCTTGCCGATCTGTCCCACCGGCGAGGCCAAGGAGCCCGCCAACGATACCGAACGCTTCATCTTGCCCGCCGCTCTCTCCGCGCCGCAGCAACTGGTTCGGAACTGGGGACTGGCTTAG
- a CDS encoding type II toxin-antitoxin system VapB family antitoxin — MGYANASLYDDIDALAVELQALSKARTKTEAVRSALRHEIDRMRQAVPLHDRIAKIQAEAAKLGLPNSDFDFKAFTDEMWDDT, encoded by the coding sequence TTGGGATATGCAAATGCCTCTTTGTATGACGATATCGACGCCTTAGCAGTGGAACTGCAGGCTCTGAGCAAAGCACGTACAAAAACTGAGGCCGTACGCTCCGCTCTTCGCCACGAAATCGACCGAATGCGGCAGGCGGTGCCGTTGCATGATCGCATAGCCAAAATTCAGGCGGAAGCTGCGAAACTCGGTCTGCCTAATTCAGATTTCGACTTTAAAGCATTTACGGACGAAATGTGGGATGACACCTGA
- a CDS encoding DNA-binding protein encodes MITSAQLRGARAMLGLTTETLAAESNLSVATIETLETDVGSADAKALVALRAALEARGISFLASGSDEAGGAGIRFKHWAEDGGIRPENLNATNDD; translated from the coding sequence ATGATCACATCAGCGCAACTACGCGGCGCACGCGCCATGCTCGGACTGACGACAGAGACGCTTGCCGCCGAAAGCAATCTCTCCGTAGCCACGATTGAAACACTGGAAACGGACGTCGGTTCGGCGGATGCCAAGGCGCTTGTCGCCTTGCGGGCTGCCCTCGAAGCCCGCGGCATATCGTTCCTCGCCAGCGGGAGCGACGAAGCCGGCGGCGCCGGCATCCGCTTCAAGCATTGGGCGGAAGACGGCGGTATCCGGCCGGAAAACCTGAACGCCACCAACGACGATTGA
- a CDS encoding glycosyltransferase family 4 protein — MTINVGIKRLSLLQVLEPSGGGSGRHFLDLCRAMQRRGHSVTAIYSPLRAEAAFVAELEGMGLDSVISLAMRRAPGPWDVTAWWQIRKIVARHGPFHLIHGHSSKAGALTRLRLPGPHIPVLYTPHAFRTMDPTLGSRGRMIYGGIERLLGNWLSDRLICVSRDEYNHALFLGIPKERLRIVVNGVSAPPSGQRASIRARYGIPQDALLFGFVGRLTQQKAPQRLVEAFARIAADLPQAHLLMIGIGELAGTVRDMIKAAGLEDRAHLDSSIPGATAVDAFDVVVMPSRYEAMSYVMLEAAAGGKPLLLTDVGGARTVIEPGKNGYIVANSDDPSELAAAMMRFADPKLLRSFTNEARLRKDGYTLAGMADATEEIYFELLGYRAPNLLRTPEKVVLRSAS; from the coding sequence GTGACTATCAATGTCGGCATCAAACGCCTGTCGCTGCTGCAAGTTCTCGAACCAAGCGGCGGCGGTTCCGGGCGACATTTCCTCGATCTCTGCCGCGCGATGCAGCGTCGCGGCCATTCAGTGACAGCGATCTATTCGCCCTTGCGTGCCGAAGCGGCTTTCGTGGCTGAACTGGAAGGCATGGGCCTCGACAGTGTCATCTCGCTTGCCATGCGGCGCGCGCCCGGACCATGGGATGTCACTGCCTGGTGGCAAATTCGCAAGATCGTTGCACGGCACGGGCCGTTTCATCTGATCCATGGCCACAGCTCCAAAGCCGGAGCGCTGACGCGGTTGAGATTGCCCGGCCCGCATATCCCGGTGCTTTACACTCCGCATGCCTTCCGCACCATGGATCCGACATTGGGAAGCAGAGGCCGGATGATCTATGGCGGTATCGAGAGGCTGCTCGGCAACTGGCTATCCGACCGACTGATCTGCGTATCGCGCGATGAATATAATCATGCGCTGTTCCTGGGCATTCCAAAGGAGCGGCTGCGTATCGTCGTCAACGGCGTCAGCGCACCGCCATCCGGTCAACGCGCCTCCATCCGCGCACGTTATGGGATACCGCAAGACGCCCTCCTCTTCGGTTTCGTCGGACGGCTGACGCAGCAGAAGGCGCCGCAGCGACTGGTCGAAGCCTTTGCTCGCATCGCCGCGGACTTGCCACAAGCACATCTGCTGATGATCGGGATCGGCGAACTGGCCGGCACTGTCCGCGATATGATCAAGGCCGCCGGCCTGGAAGACCGTGCCCATCTCGATAGCTCCATCCCCGGCGCAACCGCCGTCGACGCCTTCGATGTGGTCGTCATGCCGAGCCGCTACGAGGCCATGTCCTATGTCATGCTCGAGGCTGCAGCCGGTGGCAAGCCGCTGCTGCTGACCGATGTCGGCGGCGCGCGCACGGTGATCGAGCCCGGCAAGAACGGCTATATCGTCGCCAACAGCGACGACCCATCGGAACTGGCGGCGGCGATGATGCGCTTTGCCGATCCCAAATTGCTGCGAAGTTTCACCAACGAGGCCCGGCTGCGCAAGGACGGCTATACGCTGGCCGGCATGGCGGATGCGACCGAGGAAATTTATTTTGAACTACTCGGCTATCGCGCTCCTAACCTCCTAAGAACGCCGGAAAAAGTTGTACTGCGCAGCGCGTCCTAA
- a CDS encoding O-antigen ligase family protein encodes MTAIDLPYRRVDRPQLATLRLIGTACVAFGVFLSGFVIAEPAPYELWVAFLIGVWFILGLKISRNVAPLLALFLTFNVGGMLSLTQMRDLGANSHLDGPVYVAVSTFLALSSVFYAAIIEDSEKRLKLIFNTWVIAALITASLGILGYFHAFPGAEIFTRYDRAMGVFQDPNVFGPYLVTPTIYLMHGILIGDLKKAPIKGIGLFILAFGIFLSFSRAAWGLFSFASAMLIFCMLLKHRSNAFRLRILVMSLTAILLMVLLLIVALQFHQVSDLFSTRTQLVQDYDGGHLGRFERHRIGFMLSMERPLGIGPLVFSTLFREDEHNIWLKTLTTYGWLGFFCWVSMICWTVYIGFRNFLKERPWQPYLMIAWIVILGHVGIGNVIDTDHWRHLYMLIGIVWGCGALEQRYQRSLTRREAAP; translated from the coding sequence TTGACCGCGATCGATCTCCCCTATCGGCGCGTCGACCGGCCTCAGCTCGCAACATTGCGGCTGATCGGAACGGCTTGCGTCGCTTTCGGGGTCTTTCTGTCGGGCTTCGTCATCGCCGAACCGGCGCCCTATGAGCTGTGGGTCGCCTTTCTCATCGGGGTCTGGTTCATCCTTGGGCTGAAGATCTCGCGCAATGTCGCGCCCCTACTGGCGCTGTTCCTGACCTTCAACGTCGGCGGCATGCTGTCGCTGACGCAGATGCGCGACCTCGGCGCCAATTCCCATCTCGACGGACCAGTCTACGTCGCCGTCTCCACCTTCCTGGCGCTGAGTTCGGTCTTCTATGCCGCAATCATCGAAGACAGCGAAAAGCGACTGAAGCTGATCTTCAATACTTGGGTCATCGCCGCGCTGATCACGGCGAGCCTCGGCATTCTCGGTTATTTCCACGCCTTTCCGGGCGCTGAAATCTTTACCCGCTACGACCGTGCCATGGGTGTGTTCCAAGACCCCAACGTCTTTGGTCCCTACCTGGTGACACCAACCATATACTTGATGCACGGCATCCTGATCGGTGACCTGAAAAAGGCGCCGATCAAGGGGATAGGTCTGTTCATTCTGGCCTTCGGCATCTTTCTCTCCTTCTCGCGCGCCGCATGGGGATTGTTCTCCTTTGCCTCTGCGATGCTGATCTTCTGCATGCTGCTGAAACACCGTAGCAATGCCTTTCGGCTGCGCATTCTGGTGATGTCGCTGACGGCGATCCTTCTCATGGTCCTCCTGCTGATCGTCGCGCTGCAGTTCCATCAGGTGAGCGACCTCTTCTCGACGCGCACGCAACTCGTGCAGGACTACGATGGCGGCCATCTCGGTCGCTTCGAGCGCCATCGCATCGGTTTCATGCTGTCGATGGAACGGCCGCTCGGCATCGGACCGCTCGTCTTTTCCACTCTGTTTCGCGAGGACGAGCACAATATTTGGCTGAAGACGCTGACCACCTATGGCTGGCTCGGCTTTTTCTGCTGGGTCAGCATGATCTGCTGGACCGTCTATATCGGCTTCCGCAACTTTTTGAAGGAACGACCTTGGCAGCCTTACTTGATGATCGCCTGGATCGTCATTCTCGGCCATGTCGGCATCGGCAACGTTATCGACACCGATCATTGGCGCCATCTCTACATGCTGATCGGCATCGTCTGGGGCTGCGGGGCACTCGAGCAACGTTACCAGCGCAGCCTGACCCGAAGGGAAGCAGCACCGTGA